The Candidatus Denitrolinea symbiosum DNA window CGGAAATTGGGATACAAGGTGAAGATCGCGGGCGGTTGATGCGGGAATCTGGCAAAGTTGCAAAAAGCCTATTTTTACCTGGCAATCCTCTCGCGCTCGAATCAGACGACAACCTTGGCAGGCTCGGTAATGCCGTCTGGTAGCAGCCCCGCCTCTTTGACGATGCGCGGGACGATGTCCTCCCATCCCACCGGCATGATATGCAGCCCGTGGACGCCCTGCGCTTCGTAACCCTTGATCTTGCGCGCCAATTCCAGGGCAATCTGCGCGCCCTCTTCCTGTGCGGCGCCGGCCTTGTCGGCTTCTTCCATCCGCTTCAGGATGGCGGGCGGGATGAACACGCCCGGCACCTGCGTCATGTACTGGGTCATCTTCAGGCTCTTGAGCGGCGTGATTCCCACCATGATGTAGACTTTGTCGAGGATGCCGCGTTTGGCGAGTTCGTTCAGCCAGATCTCGAATCGCTCCATATCGTAGACGAGATTGGTCTGGAAGAACTGCGCGCCCGCGTTGACCTTCTTATGCTCGCGCAGCGCCTGGAACTTCGGCTCGCTGGCGAACGGGGAGGCGGCCGCGCCGAGGAAGAACCTGGGCGGAAATTTGATCTCGCGCCCGTCGAGGTAGCGTCCTTCGTCGCGCATCCGACGCAGGATCCAGAGCATCTGGACGGCGTCGAGGTCGTTGATGTCCATGCGGCCGCGCGGATGAGGCGCTAACACGGGGCTGTCGCCGGTCACGCACAGCACGTTGCGGACTCCCAGCGCGGTCGCGCCGAGGATCTCGGCTTGCAGGCTGGCGCGCGTCCGGTCGCGCGCCGCGATCTGCATCACCGGCTCCGCGCCGTTTTCGATGGCGATCTTCGAGCAGGCCCAGGAGGTCATGCGCGGCGTGGCGGAGGCGTTGTCGGTGAAGTTGATGGCGGTCACATACGGCTTGACCAGGTTGATATTCTCGATCAATTTTTTGGTGGACATGCTCAACGGCGGCGCGATCTCGCAGGCCACCACGAACTCCCCGGCTTTGAGCCGTCTTTCCAGATCCGAAACGGGTTCAGAGTAGGCCGGGGCATGGTACTCCGCGTCTCCCCGCCACCAATCGGGCTGGCGGATGTTGGTGAAGACGACGTCCCAGGTTTTGTAGCGCTCCTGAGCGGATTTAAAGAGAATGCCGCCGAAGAATTTGCCCACGCCCATTTTTCGGATCTCGGCAAACACGTCGCCCCAGGTTTCAGTTCCGACCTTTTCCCAGTCCAGCGGCGGCAGGACTTCGAGCAGTTTCTCCTCGCGGCCCATATTAAAGGAGCGCTCGTAGATCTTGTACCAGATGCACGGACGCGTCTTGTCCACATAGCAATGTTCGGGCGTGGAGCCGCCGCAGGGTCCGTTGCGAAGCCCTTTCGGACATTCCATCGGGCAGATGAAAGCCGTCTCCTGCAACATGCAGTTGCCGCACATGCGGCAGCCGAAGAGCGGTCCCTTGATCGCGTATTCGATATTTTCTAAAACGCGATTGGCGAATGCGTCCTTCTTGAACGGGGAATAGGCGGGCTGCCAGCGTCGACCGGGGGTGAAGATGGGCATGGGTGGCTCCTTCGAGTGAAGAGAGTAGGGAGCGGATGATTAGAGAGCAGTCGTCGCGTTCTATTTACTGCTCTCTGCTCTCTGTTCTCTGTTCTCTACTTCCTAATTATTCAGATACGCATCCGCATAGATGACCTTGTCCAGCAGGATCTGCGTCGTCTTCCAGATGGCGGCCTGTTCGGGATCGCTCATGTCGAAGTCATCCATCTGCGGCTCTTCGCTGTTGGACGCGCGTTCAGCGATCCTGTTGTAGACGCGCGCGAGCGGCGACGATATGTCCTTCGTTTCGACCCAGCGGATGACGTCGTTCTGCTTCTGGTCGAGCGGATTGGCGATCATCATCTGCAAGCCGACGCCCATCAGCATGGCGAGATAGACGCGGTTGACGAGCGGGCGATTCTCGTTCGGCACCGCGTTCGAGACGTTGCTCAGCCCGACGGAAATCTTCGGCGCGGGATCCCACGCATACTGCAACATACGCACGGTCTCGATCAGGTGCGGACAGTATTGCTGGCAGCCCGAAACGGTCAGCACGAGCGGGTCAATGATGAGGTCGTCCATGTTGAAGCCGATCTCCATCAAGTGAGGGATCAGCGTCTCGACGGCGATGTTGACGCGCGCGTCCGCTTCCACGGGGATGCCGCTCGTCCCCATCGTCAACGCGATGACCTTCGCGCCGTATTTCTTCGCCAGCGCGGGAACTTTCTCCAGGCGCTCCGGTTCCGCCGAGGTGGAGTTGAGAATCGGCTGCGCTTTCTTGACCGATTGAAGCGCCGCCTCCATCCCGTCTGTGTTGGTGGTGTCAATCGAAAGCGGCACGTCCACGACGGTCTCCACTGTCTCAACCAGCCACGGCCAGACCTCCGCAAAATCCTTTTTGCGTGGACCGAGGTTGAGGTCAATTGCCTTCGCGCCCGCTTCCACTTGCTTGACGGCCAGGTCCATGAAGAACTCACGATCCCTTGCGGCCAGGGCCTCTTTCACTTTTTCCGAAATAATGTGGATGTTTTCGCCGATGATATACATGCTTCCTCCAATTTCTTGAACGGACGAAACCCATGCGCGGCCCTGCGCGTCTATTTTTTCAGGGCCTCGGCTACACTCGGAAACCTGCGGATATCCGTGTGCGGCAGAAACAACGCGGACGTGAACGCTTCATAGAAACTATTGTCCGCGGAGAGTTCAATGTAAGTCATGCGCTTCGCGATGGCGGCGACGGCCTCGCGCTTGCGCGCGTCGAGCAGCGCCAGGTACGCGCCCTTCACCGAAGTATTTCCGAGAAACTCGAAGCGCGACCAGTCCATGTCGGGCAGCAGGCCGATCTGGATGGCCTTCTCCACGTTGATATATTTTCCAAACGACCCGCCCACCAGCGTCCTGTCCACGCTTTCGAGCGGGATGCCCACCATGTCGGCAAGCACGGTGAACCCCGCGTAGACGGCGGCTTTGGCGCGCAGCAGATTATCAATGTCGACGCGCGTGAGGACGATGTCCGCGCCCGACGCGGTTTCCGCGCCCCAGGCGACGACGTACTCCCCGCCGTGCGCCCCCTCGCGGACCCTCGGAGTGGGCGCGGCCAGGTTGACGTTTCCTCCCTTGTCGACGACTCCCGTTATAAATGCCTCCGAAAGCAGGGAGATCAACCCTGAACCGCAAATGCCTTTTGGTTTACCGCCGCCGATGACGCGATAAGTCGGCTCGAACGTGTCGTTGTTGATCCACACTTCCTCGATGGCTCCTGTCGTGGCGCGCATCCCATCCACCACGCCCGCGCCCTCGAAAGCCGGGCCCGCTGAGCAGGCGCAGGTCACCAGCCAATCCTTGTTGCCCAGCACAATCTCGCCGTTGGTGCCGACGTCAATGAACAGGGTCACGCTATTGGCGGCGTCCAGCCCCGACGAGAGCGCGCCCGCCGTGATGTCCGCGCCGACGTAACTCGCGACGCCGGGCAGACAGTCCACCGCCGCCTCGGGGTGGATGTTCAGCCCGATCTCACGTCCCGTCATTTCGGGCGGATGGTTGACCGCCGTCACGAAGGGCGAGAGGCGGATGCTTGCAGCGGGGATTCCCAGCAGGAGGTGGATCATCGTGCTGTTGCCCGCGATGGTCACTTTCGCGATCTGGTTGGGCGTCGCCCGCCCCTCGTCCAGTTTGACGCGTTTACAGGCGGTTTCGAGCAGGTTGTTGATCGTGTCCAGCGCCCGTTGACGCATCTCTTCCTCGCCGTCGTTCTTGCTGGCGTAGATGATGCGCGAGATCACGTCCTCGCCGCGCGCGATTTGGCCGTTGTATTCCGCAACCTGCGCGTGGACTTTGCCCGTCGCCAAGTCCACCAGCCAGAGCGAGACCGTTGTCGTCCCGATGTCCACCGCGCAGCCCCAGAGGGGAGCGTACTCGTCTGCATGGCCTGGTTGTAGGTCGAGTAGTCGAATAGCCGCGTGGTCGGATGGTCGGGGAGTTTCGATGATGGCGGTGACCTTCCACGCGCCCTCGCGAAGGACTGCGCCGATCTTTCGCAACACGCTAACGGAACACGTAACGGGCTCCAGCCCATGCTGCAATCGAAATGCCGTCTGCAACCGCGACCAGTCATCAGTCTGGTCGTCCATGCTGGGCGGGGTGAGTTGGAGCGAGATACGCCTGACCGTTTGCGCCGAGGCGTAGTCGTAATCGGCAGGGACGGCGACTTCGGCGACGACGCGGTCGGTCGTGAGTCTCCGCTCGATCTTTTCCTGCGGCGGGACGAAGATGACCGCGTCGCCCTCGACTACGGCTTGACAGGCGAGCGCGTACCCCGCCTCCACGTCGGAGGGGGAGAGGCGCAGAGCGCTTCGACGCCGGACCTGTCCCTCCGTCACCTGCACGGCGCAGCGTCCGCAGCGTCCCTGCCCGCCGCAGGGCTGGCCGATGTCTATCCCAGCCCGCAACGCGGCATCCGCCAACAACGTGTTGGTGGGGACGGTGACGGTGGCGTGGATGTTTTCGCCGGTGAAGGTGAGGGTGTGTTGCATAAAAGAGATTGGAGATTGGAGATTGGCAATTACCAGTCTCCAATCTCCAATTACTAATTGAGCGCCTGTTTCATGAACGCCGGCAGGTCCACCGCCTCGCGCGGGCCGACGCGGATTTCCCAATCGGGGAGTTCCGCTTCGAGTTCGCCGGAGAGGACGGCCACGTGTCCGGGCAGGACGACGCGTTTCTTCGCGACCTTGCTGGCTACGTCGAAGCCTTTGATGGCCTTGGCGATCCGCTCCGCGTCGAACTTGCCCGCCGCCCACGCCGTCAGCACGGACATACCCTCCGCGTCCGTCACGACGAGCCAGGCAGGAAGTCCGCTGCCTTCGACCTCGTTCGCCACCGAGAAGTAGGTGATGCTGAAGTTGGTCGTGACCAGCACGGGACTTTCGGGTTTGGGCTGGTTGATCTCGTAGACGCCCGGCTGAACCTGGATCGGTTTCTGCGGATCGGTGTAGATGTTTTCGCGCAACACAAGCAACGGGTAGAGCAGTTCGGGTTTGAACTCGCTCAAAACGATGAAGCCCGCGTACTTGGCGATGGCTTGCGCGGCGGCGATGCCTTCATCTTGCGCGTCGCAGGGGAAAGCGATGACGGGATAACCCAGCGCGCGGAAGTTGGCTTTGAGGGCGAGACGGCGTACCTGCGTAGAGCGCGTCAGCCACTCGGACAGGTTCTTCCCGCCGAGGTCGAGAACCATGTCTTCGACGCCCTTCGCTTGGATTTTCTGAGTCAGGTCGGCGAGGGCTTCCAGCGAGTCGGCTTTGACGGTCAGGGCGGCTTTGCCCTTGGCGAGCTCCGCGAGCGCGTCGGCGTTGGACGCGTCGGCGGCGTAGAGCAGCGGGGTCTCGCCTCCGCAGGCCGAAAGTCCAGCCTGAAGCGCCGCCGCGTCACCGATGAGGATGAGCGGACGTTTGGTCGCGCCGCGCACGGTCTGGATGGCGGCGGCCGCGTCGGAGTCCAGCACGAGCGCGAAGCCGTCCACGGTGAAGTCCATGCCCACGTAGTTGACCTTGTACGCGTCGGCCGCGGCCACTTTGGCGGCGAGATCGGGATCGCTGGCTTTGACGTGAATGAAGAGGCCAGGCTTGTTGTAGAAAGTCTTCTCGTGGCGGAACATGACCACTTCGTTGCCTGCCTTGACTTCGGCGCCTGCGCCCTTGAGCGCCACGAGGCGGATGGGCGGCGCGGCGGACTCGGCCAGTTGCTTTTTGGATTCTTCGCTGACGTAGGGACAGGAGGAAAGTTCGACCTGCTTGGCGGCGAGTTTCATCGCGAAGGCGAGGCAGGTGGGGAAGCCGCATTCCTTACAGTTGGTCTGCGGGAGAAGTTTGTAGATTTGGATTCCTGAGAGAGCCATGTTAACTCCTTGTAATTGGTAATTACCAATTACTAATTACCAATCACGCAGTGACCAACTCCGCAATCGCGGCTTTCACTCGCGCCACCGACTCGGGATGTCGCAGCACGACGATGTCCGCGCCCGATTCGATCAGCGCCAGCGCGGTGTAGGTCTCCCAGTTGACGGCGCGGGTTTTCCAATCGCCCCAGGTTTCGGGGACGCCTTCGCCGACTTTGGCTTCCTTCGTCTTCCAGGCTTCGTAGCCAGGCGTGACGAGCATCGGGAATTGGGTCATGGCGTCGCCCTGCAGCGCGGCGAGGCGCAGGCGCTGCATCACCGAGTAGCCGTATTCGATTCCGTAACCGAGCGCGCCAGTCGTCGGGTCCATGATGATGCGGTCTTTGGGCATGCCCATATCGCTGATGAGGATGTTCAACTGCTTCGACAGGTTCACGTCCATCGGCGTGCGCGCCTGCACGAGATGACCATTTGCCATGGCGGTGGCGACGATGGTGCGGTAGTTCTTGTCTTCGCAGATGCCCAGGACGAGACGTTCTCCCTTGGCGGCCTCCGCCACCGGGACGAGAAGTTCGTTGTCCTTTTCGGCCTGTCCCGGCCCCCAGACGACAAGAGGCAGCCCGCTCGCGGCGAGGACCGACTTGACGGCTTTGACCGCGTCTTCGGGAGAATCGGCCAGCGTCAACCCCAGGACGAGGAGGCCGGCTCCCGCTTCTTCGGCTTTTTTCGCCCACGCGGCGGGATCGTCCATCACGTCGCCCCAGGGTTCGTTCAGCAGCGTTGACCAATCCTCGGGCCTGCGCGACTTGATCTCGATTCCCACCACCGGCTGGTTCGGCGTCGGCGCTTCGAAATGCAGATAGGGCAGGGTGGTTTGTCCGCCTATCGTGATGGACTTGCTCCGCGTCCCGCCGTCCGCGCTGGCGGCGCCGATGGTCACGGCTCGGACGCTTCCAGGCCATTTGTCCTTTGGGATTTCGAGCGGCATGGTGTTGCTCCTTTGATAGGATGTGAAAATCTTTGTACACAGATTACACGGATTTATTTGGTCTCTTCGCGCTCTTTGCGCGCTTTGCGGTTAAGATAAGCGAGATAAAATCCCTGCTCAGTTCGTGGAAGTCCCTTCGGGACTGGCGCTGTGGTCCGAAGGACTTTCAAGCGCTGAGGCGGGATTTCAATCCCCGCCGAACTAGGAAACTAGCCGACTAGCGAACTAGCCAACTAACTAAAACATCGGCTCCATCGCCATGGCGGGATGGTTGTGCGCCTCAAGGTAGGCGAGCAGTTCATCCACGGTGGTCGCGACGGACGCGTCTGCGATGCGGGACATGAAATCTGGATCGCCTTCGCGTTCGCAGGCAGCCCTAAACTCGTCCGCCATGGACTCCTTCAGCACGGAGGACATCCACACGACGCGTTTAAAGCCTCCATCCGCGGAGATGAACTTGGGGCTGATGAGGTAGAACTTGCCCACGCCCATCACGCCCGGAGTCTGCATGCCGCCGCCTGCGATGCCCGCCAGCGTGGAGAAGGTCATGCCTGCGGGGGTCATGGAGGTATCTTCACGCGAGACCACCATCACGCCGTTGGCTTCGGGGATGAGCATCACGATGCACTCGAAGCAGCCGCAGGCCGTCATCGGGTTCTCCATGATGGAGTACATCGCTACTTCCTGCACTACGCCGTGCGAACCGACCTTGGCGTAATCGTTCGTCCCCTGCCAGTATCCCTTGCGCTCGTCGAGCAATCTGCTCAGTTTGATGGGCTGGTTGGGGCCTGTCGGGTTGATGCTGAACGAGGCCTTGCAGTCCAGCCAGTTATACGCGCCGCACAAGCCGAGACGTTCGGGCGAGACCACGCACACATGGTTCGGCGCGAACGACTGACAGAGTGTGCAGGAGTAGAACTCATCCACCTTGTCGTCGGTCAGGTCGGCGAGGCGTTTGTTGCGGAAGTCGTAGGCGGCGCGGGCCTTGTCCAGCCACTCGGCGTGGCGCGCCGGGTCGGTGACGATGGACACCTGCACCTTGTCCACGATGGCGCCGAAGTCCTCGTGGAAGCGGGCGTGCAGGATCTTGCCGAAGTGTTCGAGGTTGAAGCCCTTGTCCGCAGCCATGTTCGAGATGCGGATCCAGGCGATGTCGCGCTGGCCGATGTGCTGGATTCCGCTCGCGCCGTTGACGAAGTAGTGGACCTGCCGCTCCAGCACCGGCTCGAAATCCTGCTGCATCTGGCGTCCCGCCACCTTGATGATGATGCCCATGTCCATTGCGCCTTGCGCGGGGACGGACGAGAAATCGGGGCCGACAACTTCGATCTTGCCGTCGGTGACCTCGTCCAGCTTCGCCATCGAGAGGAACTCAAAGGCGCGGCTGTACTTGCCGCCGAACTCGACGCGCAGGTCAGCCTTGCGGACAACTTCGCCTTCGAAGGCTGAGCCATATGGGACGGGGACATCCACGTTCGAGACTTTGACTTTGACGCCGCGCACCTCGATACATTTCTGGACGAGGCGCTCGGCCTTTTCCAGATCGTCTTTGCCTTCAATTTGATTGAACGGCATCGAGACAACGTGTTCGTAGGTGGTGACGCCGGTCGGAAGGATTTGGGGAATGACCGTGTCGGCGATGACGGGGAAGCCGAAGTTGATCGCCCCCGCCGCGGCCGCGTACTTCAGGTCGTCCACTTCGCCGAGGGCGAGGACGAAGGCGAAGACGCGCTCCTTGTTGTAAAGCAGGATCTCGCGCGACTGCCCCGGCTTGAGCCCGCCGAAGGTCAGGGCGGAGCGGGTGGCGAATCCCAGCGCGTAGACGGCGGAGATGGTGTCTGTCCCAAAGGGGACGGTGTAGGTGTCGTAGCCAAGCTCCACGCCCTCTTCCAGCAATTGATGGATGACGCTTCGTCCGTTGACGTTGCCCGAAAGGAAGGTCAGGATGTTGCGGCGTTGGAGTTCGCGCACGATCTTGACCGCCACCTCGTTGGATTTCGCGCAGCCGACGATGGCCGCGAAGCCGGGCATGCGCCCGTCCACGAGCTGGATGCCCCACGAGCGGAGTTGGATGTCGTCAATGGGACCGTTGAGGTGTCCGTCGAGGGACGCGCCGTCGCCCGCGCCGTTATCGGGGCTGGTGAACGAAGTCCCGCCGGCGAGGCGGAATCCGGGCATTGGTTCCGGCTGAAGTCTGTAGACGAAACGGATCGCCTCGATAGCCTCGGCGGCGAGCAGCGTCGCCATGCCCGAGTCGAGCGTCTCGCCGAGGTAGGGCGTCCAGCGTTTTTTTGCCGGAGCGGGATGAAGCAGGCCGCGGGCGTATTCCAAAGTCGGTTTGAGATCGCCGATCTTCTCGATGGGTTTCCCGGTCATCCCGAGGATGGTGGGGAGGTAGTAGGCGGTGTTGGGGAAGGAGATCGGGGCGGAGGGGCCTTTTTCGGCGAGGGCTTGATCGAGCATCGCCTCGGCTTCGGCAACCAGCGCGTTTGCGCCGCGGATGGCGCGGGTGGCAATGTATTTTGACATAATGTCTCCTCGTGGTTGGTAATTGGAGATCAGAGATTCGTAATTGCCAATCTTCAATTACCATTCGCCACTTATCCGTAGATCGCCTCTCGCTTCATTTCCAGCGGGAGCGCTTCGAGCTCCATCATCGCCGCGTCGCCGCTGCGACCGAACTTGTTCTCCTCCCACGCGGGGAGGCCGAGCGCGGCGCGCTTTTTATCAATGTGCGCCAGCGCGGCCGCGATCATTCGGTCCGGGTCGGGGATGAATTCCATCTTGCCGCCGTAGAGTTTCTCCCAGCCCTCGCTGATGTATTTGGCGACGATGTCGCTGTCGTCCACGCGGCCGGGCATGCCGCCGACCGGCGACGCGCCGCCAAAGATGACGTACGCGCCGGAGGCCACGCAGTAGGTCCCGATCGAGAGCGCTTTTTCGCTCATCCATTCGGGCGCGAGACCGACGGCCGGGATCTGGTCAATGTCGTCGCCGAGACCGCCGTCTGCCGCCATCTGGGTCAGCACGGTCAGGATGCGGGAATTGTCCACGCACGAACCCATGTGCAGGATGGGCGGGATGCCGACCGTCTCGCAGATTTCGCGCAGCCCGCTTCCGACCTCGCTCAAGCCGGCCTCGCCCAAGAGGAGTCCCTGCTTGGCCGCGGCGATGGCCCCGCAGCCCGTCTCGACGATCAGCACATCCTTTTTGAGCAGTTCGCGCGCGACGTACGTGTGCAGGTAATCGTGCTGGCTGCGCGGGTTGTTGCACCCGACGATGGCCGCCACGCCGCGGATGCGCCCGCTCATAATGGCGTCGTTCAGCGGGCGGAAGGAGGCTCGATACGAACCGCCCAGCATGTAGTTGATGTATTCATGCGAGAAGCCGGGGACGAGTTCCTCGCGCACGTCCGGGATCGCCGTCTGGCCGCGGTTTTTGAAGTTGTCGATGGCGGCCTTCAGGATCTGCCTGGCGATGGTCAGCGCGTGTTCCTCGTTGAATTCGATGTGGGTTGCGCCCTTGATCTTCACTTTGGGCGAGGTCGTGATGATCCTGGTGTGGAAGTTGGACGCCAGCCCCACCAGCGCCTGCATGATGCACTGCACGTCCACGATCATGGCCTCCACCGCGCCGGTCAATATGGCGAGTTCCTGCTGGAGGAAGTTGCCCGCCGCGGGGATGCCCTGGCGCATGAGAATTTCGTTCGCCGTACAGCAGATGCCCGAAAGACTGACGCCTTTCGCTCCCGCCGCTTTGGCATATTCGATGATCTCGGGCATTTGCGAGGCGGCCACGATCACTTCGCTCAAAGTCGGCTCGTGACCATGCACGACCACGTTGACATAGTCTTCCTTTAATACGCCCAGGTTGGCCTGTCCCAGAATGGGAGCCGGAGCGCCGAAGAGGATATCGGAAATGTCGGTAGCCAGCAGGCTCCCGCCCCAGCCGTCGCCGAGCGCCGTGCGGACGGCGTGCTGGAGGATATGCGCCGCGTCCTGGTCGTCGCCGATGTGGGTGCGGTGCAGGCATTCCACCACTTCGCGGTCGATCCCGCGCGGGATGACGCCCGTTTCCTCCCAGCGTTGGATGCGCTTTGCGGGCGCGCGCCGGGTGAGAATCACGCGTCCCTCCTGCTGGCCGAACTGGGCGAGATACAGGTCCGCCAGGTCGTTGGCGATCTCCTCGGGGACGCGTCCCTCGACGGGGATGTCGTACAGCGCGGCGACGGCGCGCAGTTTTGCGATGTCGCGGATAACGTAGCCTTCCGCCTTCCCGTTGGCGGCGGCTTTGAGCGTCATCGCCATGCCGCGTCCGTGATCGGAATGGGCCGCCGCGCCCGCCGCGATGGCGCGCGTCAGATTGCGCGCCTGGACCGTGTCCAGCGTCGCGCCGCAGATGCCCACATCGCCGCTCTTGACGAGGCGGCAGGGCCCCATGCCGCAGTTCTTGCAGCACATCCCCCGGTCGCCGATGTTGCAGGGAAACATTTCGTCGGCGCGGGTGAACGCCGTCCCGATGCCGAGTTCCTCGGCGCGGATCAACATCTGCCGCGCGGCGGGATCGGCGGAATACTGATTGATTTCACGCTTCTTTGCCATCTCGCGCCTCTATTCTTCTTCCATGATTTGGACCGGGCCCATGCCCGGACAGGGCCAGAGCGGACGCGCCGCGCGCTCTACCTGCTGGGCGAACGCCACCGTGCCTTTGACGGTCTCATAGACGGCGGTGTGGCGGAAGAACGCGTCGTCGCCGGCCTGCTGCGCCGCGATGCCCGCCTCCGTCGGCGTCCGAAGCGCCCCCAGGTAACCGGCCTCCTGCAGGCGCGCTTCGATCTGCTCCGCCTTGATCCTGGCGGGATCGAAAGTCACTTCGATGACCTGGAACGCGCTGGATACGTATGCCTCGCCAACCCCCGGCATTTCAAACAAAATACGGCGCGCCTCGCTGACGTGATGATCGCCGTACAACGCGGGCGCTTCGAATATGACGGTCTCCATGCTGCCTCCTTGGTGGTCAAATCTTAAATCAACAGACACCTCTAATGGAGGGGAGCCTTTTCATATATTCTAGCGCCAGCGGGACGCCCGCACGCGAAGTTAAGAGGATTATCATCCGAAAGCAGGATGAATGTATGCCTTAAACAGCCCTCCGCAGGCGGGCTGGATATTAGAATTCACGTCAGACGGATTGACTGAACGGGTTTCCAGCAAAAACCCGAACCCAAGTATAATTTTTATATGACCCTGCGAATCCGACTCGCGCTCCTCCTTTTAATCCTCGCCTCGTTCGCGGACCTCGCGCGGGGCGCGCCGGCCCGGGCGGAATCGCTGCCTCGGCCGTCCCTCGCTTCTGCCAGCGACTTGATCGCCGCGGTGAACAGTTACCGCGCCCAACACGGCCTGTCGGCCTATGCCGTCAGCGCCATTTTGATGGGCACGGCGCAAGCCCAGGCCGAATACATGGCCTCCATCGGCTCGGTGACGCACACCGGCCCCGGCGGGACCTCGTTTTCCGACCGCCTCACCGCGGCCGGCTACCGGTTTGTCTTCCGCTCTGAAAACATTATCTCAGCCAGCCCCGACGCTTCCGGCTGGGACCTGGTCTCGTCTTCCGCGTGGGCCGACGCGGACCACCAGCACACCCTGCTTTCTCCCAATCTGTGCGAAGTCGGCGCGGGCGTGACCGTCAGCGGGGGAACGGCCTACTACGTGCTGGACGCGGCTTGTCCGAGCGGAAGCGGCGGGACGGGTGTCTCCACGCCCGCTCCCGGCGCGACTTATGTCGTCGGCGGCGGGACGCCCACCGTCGTTGTCGTCGTCCCGAACACGCCCAAACCCGACGGCTCGATCAGCCACCTCGTCCAGCCGGGCGAGACGCTCTGGTCCATCGCCATTGCTTATCGCACCACTATCGCGCAGTTGAAGGCGCTCAACAACCTTGCCGACGAGATGATCTACCCGGGCAACACGTTGATCGTCGCCCGCGCGCCCAGCACGCAGACGCCGTCGGCCACGTCCACAGAGACTCCCATCCCGACCGCGACCCCGTTCGTGTTCCGCACCGCCACCAGCCCGCCCGCGCCGACCGCCACCCCCGCGCCGGCCGCTCCCGTCACGGACGGAAGCGGCGCCGTCGTGGTGG harbors:
- a CDS encoding carbon-monoxide dehydrogenase catalytic subunit; translation: MAKKREINQYSADPAARQMLIRAEELGIGTAFTRADEMFPCNIGDRGMCCKNCGMGPCRLVKSGDVGICGATLDTVQARNLTRAIAAGAAAHSDHGRGMAMTLKAAANGKAEGYVIRDIAKLRAVAALYDIPVEGRVPEEIANDLADLYLAQFGQQEGRVILTRRAPAKRIQRWEETGVIPRGIDREVVECLHRTHIGDDQDAAHILQHAVRTALGDGWGGSLLATDISDILFGAPAPILGQANLGVLKEDYVNVVVHGHEPTLSEVIVAASQMPEIIEYAKAAGAKGVSLSGICCTANEILMRQGIPAAGNFLQQELAILTGAVEAMIVDVQCIMQALVGLASNFHTRIITTSPKVKIKGATHIEFNEEHALTIARQILKAAIDNFKNRGQTAIPDVREELVPGFSHEYINYMLGGSYRASFRPLNDAIMSGRIRGVAAIVGCNNPRSQHDYLHTYVARELLKKDVLIVETGCGAIAAAKQGLLLGEAGLSEVGSGLREICETVGIPPILHMGSCVDNSRILTVLTQMAADGGLGDDIDQIPAVGLAPEWMSEKALSIGTYCVASGAYVIFGGASPVGGMPGRVDDSDIVAKYISEGWEKLYGGKMEFIPDPDRMIAAALAHIDKKRAALGLPAWEENKFGRSGDAAMMELEALPLEMKREAIYG